One Tissierellales bacterium genomic window, AATTATTACGGATCCATTTTATTTATCCCCTGATCATAATGTTTCTGATGCATTAGAGGTTATGGAAAGATATCATATTTCTGGTGTACCTATTACTGATGAAGACAGAAAATTATTAGGTATTATTACTAATAGAGATATACGCTTTGAAACGGATACTTCTAAAAAGATTAATGATGTAATGACTAAAGAAAATTTAGTTACTGCAAGTGGAAATATTTCTATGGATGAAGCTTTAGAAATTCTAAAGCAACATAAAATAGAAAAACTTCCTTTAGTAGACGAAAATTATAAATTGGCAGGACTTATAACTATTAAGGATATAGAAAAATCAATTAAACACCCAAATTCTGCAAAAGATGAATCGGGAAGATTACTTGCTGGAGCGGCAGTAGGTGTTACCAATGATATGATGGATAGAGTAGAAGCTTTAGTAGAGGCAAAAGTTGATCTAATAGTATTAGATACAGCTCATGGACATTCAATGGGAGTAATTGATGCAGTTAAACGGATAAAGTTAGAATATCCAGATTTACAAGTTATAGCAGGAAATGTGGCTACTGGAGAAGCTACTGAAGATTTAATAAAAGCTGGAGCAGATGCTGTAAAAGTTGGTATAGGACCTGGTTCTATTTGTACTACAAGGGTAATAACAGGAATTGGTGTACCTCAAATTACTGCTATTATGAATTGTGCTAAAGTAGCCAAGAAATATAGTGTTCCAATTATTGCTGATGGGGGTATAAAATATTCAGGAGATATAACTAAGGCTTTAGCCGTAGGAGCTAATGTAGTAATGATAGGCTCACTTTTTGCTGGCACTAGCGAAAGTCCAGGAGAAGAAGAATTATACGAAGGTAGGAGATTTAAAGTTTATAGAGGTATGGGTTCTTTAGCTGCAATGGGTGAAGGTAGTAAAGATAGATATTTCCAAGAAAATACTAAAAAGCTTGTACCAGAAGGCGTTGAAGGAAGAGTAGAATATAAAGGACCTTTAGGAGATGTTGCCTATCAACTAGTTGGAGGTTTAAGATCTGGTATGGGTTATGTAGGCGCTGAAAATATAAAACAATTACAAGAAAAAGCTAAATTAGTAAAAATCACAAATGCCGGACTTATAGAAAATCATCCACATGACATACACATAACTAAAGAATCACCAAACTACAGCAGAAGGTAGTTAAGGAGGCGATATATTGATATTAATACTTGATTTTGGTGGAAAATGCGGAAGGGTTGTAGGTAGAATTATTAGAGAATCTAAAGTATATTGTGAAATATTACCCTATAATACTTCCATAGAGAAAATTAAAGAAAAAGATCCCCAAGGTATTATTTTAACAGGAGATGCAGAAGATGAGAAGGTGGCAAGGATTGATAAAAACATACCTAAATTAGATTTGCCAACAATAGGGATGGGGTGTAAAAACCAAATATTAACGAAAGAATATGGTATTCAAACCTATCCTGAAAGTGAATATAATGAAAATAATAAGAGGATTGTTGAAAACTTTTTATTTAAAGTATGTGAATGTAAACCCTATTGGGATATGAAGGACTTTGTAGATAATACTATTAAAGATATTAAAGAAAAAGTGGGAAATGGGAAAGCATTATGTGGATTATCAGGAGGAGTAGATTCTACTGTAGCAGCAGTATTAGTTCATGAAGCCATAGGTGATAATTTAGTTTGTGTATTTGTTGACAACGGACTCCTTAGAAAAAATGAGGTTAGTGAAGTTGAAAGCTTTTTTAAAGATAGGTTTGATATGAATATAATAACTGTTGATGCTAAAGATAGATTTTTAAACGAACTTAAAGGAGTTATTGAGCCTGAACAAAAAAGAAAAGTAATTGGAGAAGAATTTATAAGAGTTTTTGAAGAAGAACAAAAGAAATTAACAGACATAGATTTTTTAGTACAAGGTACTATATACCCAGATGTTATTGAAAGTGGTGGTGACGAACATACAGTTGTAAAAAGCCATCATAATGTTGGGGGATTACCTGAAGATGTAAACTTTGAACTTATAGAACCTTTAAGACAATTGTTTAAAGATGAAGTTCGAAAAGTCGGAACTATTTTAGATATTCCAGAACAAGCAGTAAATCGACAGCCATTTCCAGGGCCAGGTTTAGGTGTTAGAGTATTAGGAGAAGTTACAGAAGAAAAATTAGAAGTCGTAAGAGAAGCGGATTATATATTCAGGGAAGAAATCAAAAATGCTGGCCTTGATAAAAAGATATGGCAATACTTTGCCCTTCTTCCCGATATAAGAAGTGTAGGAATGACCAAAGGAAAAAGGACTTATAATTATACCGTAGCTTTAAGGTCAGTGCATAGTATTGATGGTATGACTGCAGAATGGGCAAGAATACCTTTAGATGTATTAGAAAGGGTTTCCAATAGAATTACTAGAGAAATTGAACAGGTAAATAGAGTAGTTTATGATATAACTAATAAACCACCTGGAACAATTGAGTGGGAGTAGTACCCAATTTCATGTAAGCAAAGCGAACAAACGAAATTGATGGTACTACCCCTGTCAGGGTTGGCGAGGCTTATACCGACCAAAGGAAGGTATAAGCCCGCAACCTAGGTTGGGAGTAAGAAACAAAAGTCTTGGAACCTTTGGAAACAGAGGAACCAAGACTTTTTTAATTTAAAAATTATTAAAATAAAGCTACATAAGCATATTTATAATTTCAGATTTATTAAATATCAGTTATATACTAAACAAACAAATAGTATATAATATAATTGGAGGTTTCTAGATGAAAATAAAAAAGTAGATAGGAAGTTGAAAATGATGAAGATAAACCATATTTTAGAAATGATTAATTCTGGTGAAGGATTGAATATTGAATTTAAAGAAAGTAGAAATAAATTAAATAAGGATGTATTTGATTCAGTATGTGCTTTCTTAAATCGGAACGGGGGACATTAAATAAGCCCTACTTTTTACTTAACCATAGATGAGATAGAAATAGATAATAAGATAATTTTATACATTTTTGTCCCCCGAGAGTTCACGAGTCCACAGATGTAATGGAAAAATATATGATAGAAACGAAGATGGTGATATAAATATCACTGATAACGCAAGTTTAGTATCCACAATGGAAAATTACTTTCCTAACTGAAAAATAGTTAGAACGGATAGAACTATAAGAATTACATTAGGAGGAAGATCTATCCCTGTGAAAACTTATCACGAAAAACAAATACCTAAGCAGATGAAAATGTAACCTGATTTGTAACTACTTTTTAAAACCCTATATATTAGGCAATGAGAAATTAAGAAGTTGATAAAATGGTCATTTATTAAGAGTCAATTTTTTATAAAATCCCAATTTAGGGAGTTTTTAATTAATAGGTTACAATTACAACTCCCTCTGTGCTAATTTAAATATAGAGGGAGCATTTATTTTTTGATAAATATTTAAGGTTAAGTAGTAAGCGTAGGAAGTGAGTCTCAATTCCAGAATCCAACTCAATTTGTTAGAAATTTATATTGGATAATGCTCGTTGATGGAGGAAATTGGGTTAAATCAAAGGGATATTGCTGAAGTTACCATAAATTTTAAAAAAAGAATGTTAGTTCTTTTTTGTGCTGATTCGATTGATAAAAAAGCTGAAATTTGATATAATTTATTCATGCTAGTAAAGCAAATATTCATATTTATAAAGATTGGAGATTATATGAAATTTTCGTACAATAAATTATGGAAGATACTCATTGATAAAGAAATGATGAAAGAAGATTTAAGAAATAA contains:
- the guaB gene encoding IMP dehydrogenase, coding for MEIVGEGLTFDDVLLVPGKSKVLPRDAKINTNLTKKIKLNIPIMSAGMDTVTEARMAIAIAREGGIGIIHKNMSIKEQALEVDRVKRSEHGIITDPFYLSPDHNVSDALEVMERYHISGVPITDEDRKLLGIITNRDIRFETDTSKKINDVMTKENLVTASGNISMDEALEILKQHKIEKLPLVDENYKLAGLITIKDIEKSIKHPNSAKDESGRLLAGAAVGVTNDMMDRVEALVEAKVDLIVLDTAHGHSMGVIDAVKRIKLEYPDLQVIAGNVATGEATEDLIKAGADAVKVGIGPGSICTTRVITGIGVPQITAIMNCAKVAKKYSVPIIADGGIKYSGDITKALAVGANVVMIGSLFAGTSESPGEEELYEGRRFKVYRGMGSLAAMGEGSKDRYFQENTKKLVPEGVEGRVEYKGPLGDVAYQLVGGLRSGMGYVGAENIKQLQEKAKLVKITNAGLIENHPHDIHITKESPNYSRR
- the guaA gene encoding glutamine-hydrolyzing GMP synthase, which codes for MILILDFGGKCGRVVGRIIRESKVYCEILPYNTSIEKIKEKDPQGIILTGDAEDEKVARIDKNIPKLDLPTIGMGCKNQILTKEYGIQTYPESEYNENNKRIVENFLFKVCECKPYWDMKDFVDNTIKDIKEKVGNGKALCGLSGGVDSTVAAVLVHEAIGDNLVCVFVDNGLLRKNEVSEVESFFKDRFDMNIITVDAKDRFLNELKGVIEPEQKRKVIGEEFIRVFEEEQKKLTDIDFLVQGTIYPDVIESGGDEHTVVKSHHNVGGLPEDVNFELIEPLRQLFKDEVRKVGTILDIPEQAVNRQPFPGPGLGVRVLGEVTEEKLEVVREADYIFREEIKNAGLDKKIWQYFALLPDIRSVGMTKGKRTYNYTVALRSVHSIDGMTAEWARIPLDVLERVSNRITREIEQVNRVVYDITNKPPGTIEWE
- a CDS encoding RNA-binding domain-containing protein; amino-acid sequence: MMKINHILEMINSGEGLNIEFKESRNKLNKDVFDSVCAFLNRNGGH